In the Paenibacillus sp. FSL H7-0357 genome, one interval contains:
- a CDS encoding HAMP domain-containing sensor histidine kinase, producing the protein MAAAILFFGISVILFVFRSLTATGTDVVAVNDITQTIVEHWDTLDQSALPGRQYSLEYTVLDSHGELVGATRRGLSENIDSAIYNRDTIVDISRNDTVLGKVIFFNNTSERWKHYRDKLLVFFGVNIIFIILFCLIYAVYIDRSIFRPFRKLQAFARHVAEGKLDMPLEMEKGNGFGAFAESFDLMREELAKARENERLANQSKKELVASLSHDIKTPVASIKAVSEVMILNSVIEDDISQLEVINAKADQINTLITNMFSATLEELQELTVRVTEESSVLLGDLIKNVDYNNRATISPIPECIVLIDMLRLLQVIDNIISNSYKYAGTSIGVLVNIKGQYLEIEFKDYGRGVSPEEIPLLFNKFYRARNSVGKSGTGLGLYISQYLMDKMSGDIICRNIDGGFVVILRLHIA; encoded by the coding sequence TTGGCGGCAGCCATTCTATTCTTTGGCATTAGTGTAATTCTTTTTGTTTTTCGAAGCTTAACTGCAACAGGAACGGATGTTGTTGCTGTAAATGATATTACACAAACGATTGTTGAACATTGGGACACTCTGGATCAGTCTGCCTTGCCAGGTCGTCAATACAGCTTGGAATATACAGTACTGGATAGCCACGGGGAGCTGGTTGGGGCCACAAGACGTGGATTAAGTGAGAATATAGACTCTGCTATCTATAATCGGGATACGATTGTGGATATTTCGCGCAATGACACGGTATTGGGGAAAGTAATTTTTTTTAATAATACAAGTGAACGATGGAAGCATTACAGGGATAAGCTGCTTGTTTTTTTTGGAGTTAATATCATTTTTATCATTTTGTTTTGTTTAATCTATGCAGTATATATCGACAGATCTATTTTTCGCCCTTTTCGTAAGCTGCAGGCATTTGCCCGTCATGTGGCAGAGGGCAAGCTGGATATGCCGCTCGAAATGGAAAAGGGCAACGGGTTCGGTGCATTTGCAGAAAGCTTTGACTTAATGAGAGAGGAACTCGCGAAAGCGCGCGAGAACGAAAGACTGGCAAATCAGAGCAAAAAGGAGCTGGTAGCCTCACTTAGCCATGATATAAAAACGCCTGTCGCCTCCATTAAGGCTGTCTCCGAAGTTATGATTTTGAATTCTGTTATTGAGGATGACATAAGCCAGCTGGAAGTGATTAATGCAAAAGCTGACCAGATAAATACATTGATCACGAATATGTTTAGTGCAACATTAGAAGAGTTACAGGAGCTAACTGTCAGAGTAACGGAAGAGTCGAGTGTATTACTGGGGGATCTAATCAAAAATGTTGACTATAATAATAGAGCTACTATATCGCCTATCCCCGAATGCATTGTGCTAATAGATATGCTTCGGCTTCTGCAGGTAATTGACAATATCATAAGCAACTCTTATAAATACGCGGGTACATCCATTGGTGTATTAGTAAACATCAAAGGACAATATCTGGAGATCGAATTCAAAGACTATGGACGCGGGGTCTCTCCGGAGGAAATCCCACTTCTATTCAATAAATTCTATCGTGCCCGAAATTCAGTCGGCAAAAGCGGAACAGGACTGGGATTGTATATTTCCCAATATCTGATGGACAAAATGTCCGGTGATATCATTTGCAGGAATATAGATGGCGGTTTTGTGGTGATCTTAAGATTACATATCGCGTAA
- a CDS encoding ABC transporter ATP-binding protein, with protein sequence MSQVIITTDKLSKSFSTGGVQQHILKNLDLEILSGDFTVIMGSSGAGKSTLMYALSGMDKPTLGSVTYFDQEIAKLSNDKLAVFRRLNCGFVFQQMFLLDNMSILDNVIAAGLLVSNDRKAIAARAKDLFAQVGLTEMIWRKFPTQLSGGEAQRAAIVRALINQPKVVFADEPTGALNSAAGKVVLDVLTDLNSKGQSIIMVTHDLKSARRGNRILYMRDGVIHGICNLGKYVSGDRERHGKLQAFLTEMGW encoded by the coding sequence ATGAGTCAAGTAATTATCACAACCGATAAGCTTAGTAAATCGTTTTCTACTGGGGGTGTGCAGCAGCACATTCTTAAAAATCTTGATCTGGAGATATTATCCGGGGATTTCACCGTAATCATGGGTTCTTCCGGTGCGGGAAAATCTACGCTCATGTATGCCCTATCAGGTATGGATAAGCCGACGCTAGGCTCCGTTACATACTTTGATCAGGAAATCGCAAAGCTGTCCAATGATAAGCTGGCGGTTTTTCGCAGATTAAATTGCGGATTTGTATTTCAGCAAATGTTCCTGCTCGATAATATGAGTATATTGGATAATGTTATTGCCGCAGGCCTGCTTGTCAGTAATGACAGAAAAGCCATCGCTGCACGAGCAAAAGATCTGTTTGCGCAGGTAGGATTAACTGAAATGATTTGGCGGAAATTCCCTACCCAATTGTCCGGTGGGGAAGCTCAGCGTGCTGCAATTGTGCGTGCATTAATAAACCAGCCAAAGGTTGTTTTTGCCGACGAACCCACAGGCGCTCTTAACTCCGCGGCAGGTAAAGTGGTACTTGATGTGTTGACCGATCTTAACAGCAAAGGGCAAAGCATCATCATGGTTACCCATGATCTGAAATCTGCAAGAAGAGGAAACCGGATTTTATATATGCGTGACGGTGTTATTCATGGCATATGCAACTTAGGCAAATACGTAAGCGGCGACAGGGAGCGGCACGGCAAGCTTCAGGCCTTCCTCACTGAAATGGGGTGGTAA